A segment of the Bos taurus isolate L1 Dominette 01449 registration number 42190680 breed Hereford chromosome 19, ARS-UCD2.0, whole genome shotgun sequence genome:
AATGGGATAAATAGCACATATTGTTGAAAGCAGGGATGTCCCTTCATTCCCAGCCAAGGCCACCTTGAATGGCTCCACCTACTAATCTATTAAGATTTGCTGATCTAGGCGGGTAGCCCTGACCTGCCTTCAGTTGCTGCTAACCAGGTTAACTTAGAAAAACTAGGTACTGGTCAGCATATTCTCTATCACATCACCTGTTTGTCTCCTTCATAGTGCTCATCACGATAGAAAACTCTTGGTTTGTCATCTGTTGTCTGCCTTTTCACTAGAGTGTAAGCTCCCAGAGGGCTAGGACCCTGTTTGCCTTCTTCACTGCTATAGCCCAAATGCACGCccggcacagagtaggtgctcaataaatattcctCCCCTGCACCTCCTCAAATCACAGGTCAGGTTTCCTTCCCAAGATTATTCTtgaccttcacttttcactttgaactACATGTGACCTCTATTAAAACCTGTGTGTATGGCTACCAGGCACAAGGACTTGGCATAAAGAGAAATATATTGAAACATAAACAGAGGCCAACTAATTAATTAAGGAAAGTCTGTTGCTTGCACCTCAGGTTTACAGCAGGCATATAATTCCACTTGTTATGATTTGTTTGCTCCTTGTCCCTAAGTTTGAAGCAGCCAAGGTCATTCAGTGAGTGAGCgatagtcgctgagttgtgtccagctctccgtgaccccatggattgtagcctgccaggctcctctgtccatggaattctccaggcaagaatactggagcgggttgccatttccttctccaggtttgaAGCAGCCAAGGTCATTCAAGGGGCCCCAAATTCAAAACTCACCTGCCTTGGAGGCTCAAACAGTCTCTTTTCCATCAGCTTAACACATACAGTATCTAGAGCCTAAAAACTTTTTATGCAGGCTTCAAATTAAAATAGTTCACTGGGTCAAAGGCTTGCCTTTGGTCCAAGGTGCAGGAGGGTCAATGAATGTTGGCTAAGTCCCGAAACCGCAGCTTGGCTCTTTCTTAAATTGATTTGTGGACTGTTTCCAGGAAACCAAAGATGATCGGTCCACCTGGCAGCAGGCAGGCTGCGAACTGGAGGCGATTCTGCCCTGGCCAAGGGCCATGGCCCTCTTGTGGCCCCAAGGAAAGCAGCATTTCATCGGGCCTTTTGGACGTTCTGGCGGGCGGCCGGCTTCTCCCGCCGCGGCGGGCTCTCCATGCGGTGCACAGACGTCTCCACACGCAGGGACGAGGCCCTGACGTGGCGGGAAGCCGTCTCTGTGAGCTGCGAGGCGGTTTCCACGTGCTGGGAGGACACCTCGAGGACTCGAGGGAGTCGCTTCCCAGAGGGGGAGACGGAGGGCCCCTCGCTGCTGCGATAGGTGGTCTCCACCTGCCGGGAAGATGTCCGCACGTGACGGTAGGATGTCTCCACGCGGTGGGACGAGGTCTCCACGCTGACCGTCGCCTTCTCCTCGGAGCAGATGGATTCCGCCCGGGCCGGAGAGGGCTTTCCCCGAAGGGGTGAGGCCATCTTATGGGGGTAACAGTGCCAAGCTGACCTTTGGAGGCCCCACAGCCCCACGATCCCCGAAGGTTTATTTTATACGGTGAGGAGCGACGTCACATGCCATTGTGATGCAGGGAGAGCGGTGGTCGAGGGTCCCGCGACCCACGTGGAGGCACCGTGATCTTGGGGCGGGGAGGCCTAAGATTCCTTGGGAACCCTGGGTTAGTCCCCTCGAGAGCCCCCGCACCGCCCCCTATCCTGTCAAGAGCCTGTCCAGGTGGAGGCGGGGTTGGGGCGGGGCGGGCCCTGGATGGGCGGAGCCACCCGCCCCCTTGCGAAGCTGTGCCCGCCCCCGCATCCCACACCGCCCCGCGGCAGGAAGGGAACGCCGCGACTTCCGGACCTTCCCCGTTTCTCCGATCCTGGCTGTGTGGGGTTGTTGGGGACTTAGAGTGTCTGCTGGTGATGGCCGCGGCCGTCGCTATGGAGACAGGTGAGTAGCGCTCTGAGCCTCGCGTTTTGTCAAATAGAAACTGTCCCGGGCCCAGACACCTGCTTCCCGGGGTTTTTTGAGAATCCAGGCCCAACTCCCGGCAGAGGGAGTGATCGGAGCGGGAGGGACCAGGGCTTTTTTAGCGTCTGGAAGGGTGAAGGTAATTTGGCCTTTTCAGAATTTGTTTTGTTGGCCGATCCTTTCTCCCCGTTAGTTATTCAAACACTGGCCCCACCGGCTTCCGGCAAGACTAAAGGAGAGATTTTGGATCATAAACCGCTTCCTCGAGTTGTATTTTTGCATCTCAGATGAGCTTGCCTAAGTTTAAGATATCGTCAGCGAACCCTTGTATTACTGTGCCACTGACGGGTCTCACCTAAGCACGCGTTTCTTGATCTTGCATACTCACCAGGGTCTCTTTCATCTTGCATTCTGAACGTCTCTTGATGGATTTAGCATTTACTTTGTTTTTGCTAAGCTTGATCACTTAACAGCTTGTAACGCATTATCAAACTAAGGCAAGGCACATTGCTGCAGCTTATCCTAGTGATCACTGTGAAGTTCCAACATAGTGGCTCATGAGTGATTAATGTTCTGCTCCATGTATGATCTTGTTTTCTTTGATAATTTAACTTTagagaaacctttttttttttaaattaaaatcaggGCTTTGCTTTCCTTAGACTTCTAAGGAAGGtttttctcctcccacacccAGTTTAGGAAAACCTTTGCACGCTCTTCTTCATGTAACCCAGCATTAGTCAGGTGTCTGTACTGCTGTTTTCTGTCTACAAATCAGTATTATATACAGTGACATTTATTTGGATGATTTTGCTATCTTCTGTCCTAGATGATGCTGGAAATCGACTGCGGTTTCAGTTGGAGTTGGAATTTGTACAGTG
Coding sequences within it:
- the C19H17orf100 gene encoding uncharacterized protein C17orf100 homolog, translated to MASPLRGKPSPARAESICSEEKATVSVETSSHRVETSYRHVRTSSRQVETTYRSSEGPSVSPSGKRLPRVLEVSSQHVETASQLTETASRHVRASSLRVETSVHRMESPPRREKPAARQNVQKAR